In Frondihabitans sp. PAMC 28766, a genomic segment contains:
- a CDS encoding N-6 DNA methylase: MCKIADEDGHAPAEELDFQWKLGESETDFLARMEDLYAKGMEEYLGVQLDKKFQSSTNFHFLDVYDEPTHVANLKILREVVELLQPYLIRYSARHQHLSDFFEMLLNTGVKQEAGQFFTPIPLVRGILQSLPIEDLIQQRVAAGSRVVAPLTIDYACGSGHFLTEAMTEISKYLQGVDPNSLQGQQRTWLTTRSQNFEWAEDAIYGIERDQRLAKVSKVAGFLNGDGQARVHQADGLGDFQTEANFTGVLRTVSSSRELMKFDLVVSNPPFAVPNFRRNLEPTPHLFRLYKNLSAESGEIECLFVERASQLLRDGGVAALILPLSVLSNTKSVYRATRRLLALDFEIVSMLELREKTFIATNTSTVCLFARRRQRKDVSKALRELQVLVNDASRAGEHEALENHGVDLVALRTALQANPDADAAYDSDILAHAVRARLDGSSDAVVAYSGESSKEQEGFLGYRFSRNRGNEGVRLIEPDDLDSSGLIYGNGSVAELIRGQFRKQAVPLADATKKHALHVPSESLWNVLDWSLRNPSAHFVEEQDPPTASPYGDFIDDLPGNLIALTDLEDAGSVTLVKGANYPKEQEVPRVTSTRILTASNLDLATRTLKLVSFRHLRSTTNLQVSMRPQKGDLLMAIASGSLRHLGKVAVAESDIDAYIGGFLLLLRTQDDVMRSVLEFNFLSARFRRFVLGLKEQNISNLTAAKLRAFPIYMPDNLEAFSTELSKRLDSGPQIPVV, encoded by the coding sequence TTGTGCAAGATCGCCGACGAGGATGGTCACGCACCGGCTGAAGAGCTAGATTTTCAATGGAAGCTGGGCGAATCAGAGACCGACTTCCTGGCCCGAATGGAAGACCTCTATGCCAAAGGTATGGAGGAGTATCTCGGTGTTCAGCTCGACAAGAAGTTCCAGTCTTCGACGAACTTTCACTTCCTGGACGTTTACGACGAGCCTACGCACGTGGCCAACCTTAAAATTTTGCGCGAGGTGGTTGAACTACTACAGCCGTACCTCATTCGATATTCCGCTCGGCATCAGCACCTCAGTGACTTCTTCGAGATGCTTCTGAACACCGGTGTGAAACAGGAGGCCGGCCAATTCTTTACGCCGATCCCTCTCGTGAGGGGCATTCTTCAGAGCCTTCCGATTGAGGATCTAATTCAGCAGCGTGTGGCGGCGGGCAGTCGGGTGGTTGCCCCCTTGACGATCGACTATGCGTGTGGTTCCGGGCACTTTCTCACTGAGGCGATGACGGAGATCAGCAAATATTTACAGGGCGTGGACCCAAATTCCCTACAGGGTCAGCAAAGGACCTGGCTGACCACGCGGAGCCAGAACTTCGAGTGGGCCGAAGACGCCATCTACGGCATCGAGAGAGACCAGCGGCTGGCAAAGGTGTCAAAAGTAGCCGGCTTCTTGAATGGTGACGGCCAAGCAAGGGTCCATCAGGCGGATGGCCTAGGGGATTTTCAAACCGAGGCTAACTTTACGGGCGTCCTGAGAACCGTGAGCTCTTCTCGGGAACTGATGAAATTTGATCTGGTCGTATCGAATCCGCCCTTTGCCGTCCCGAACTTCCGAAGGAACCTCGAGCCAACTCCGCATCTGTTCAGGCTCTATAAGAATCTGTCGGCCGAGAGCGGCGAAATTGAGTGCTTGTTTGTAGAGCGAGCTTCCCAGCTACTTCGTGACGGTGGAGTGGCTGCACTGATACTCCCCCTGAGCGTGCTTAGTAATACCAAAAGTGTCTATCGAGCGACTCGTCGCCTGTTGGCTCTGGACTTCGAGATCGTATCCATGCTTGAGCTACGCGAAAAGACATTCATAGCTACGAACACCAGCACGGTGTGTCTCTTTGCTCGGCGTCGGCAACGAAAGGATGTCTCGAAGGCGCTGAGGGAACTTCAAGTACTTGTCAACGACGCTTCTCGTGCGGGTGAGCACGAGGCGCTGGAAAACCATGGCGTAGATCTTGTGGCGCTACGTACGGCCTTGCAGGCGAACCCGGATGCAGACGCGGCCTATGACAGCGACATTTTGGCGCATGCAGTCCGGGCACGACTCGACGGCAGCAGTGATGCGGTCGTTGCGTACTCCGGAGAATCCTCCAAGGAACAGGAAGGCTTCCTCGGCTACCGATTCTCGCGTAACCGCGGTAATGAAGGTGTTCGTCTCATCGAACCCGATGACCTTGACTCAAGTGGCCTCATTTATGGCAACGGTAGCGTCGCCGAGTTGATCCGCGGCCAGTTTCGAAAGCAGGCTGTTCCTCTGGCCGACGCGACTAAGAAGCACGCCTTGCACGTTCCGAGCGAATCGCTTTGGAACGTCCTGGATTGGTCGCTTCGAAATCCGTCTGCTCACTTTGTTGAGGAGCAAGATCCGCCCACGGCCAGCCCATATGGTGACTTCATTGACGACCTCCCGGGCAATTTGATCGCCCTAACGGATCTTGAGGATGCGGGCTCCGTGACGCTGGTCAAGGGAGCCAATTACCCGAAGGAGCAGGAAGTCCCGCGCGTCACGTCAACACGGATTTTGACGGCATCCAACCTCGATCTGGCAACCCGAACCCTCAAGCTAGTGTCGTTTCGGCACCTTCGCTCGACTACGAATTTGCAGGTGTCGATGAGGCCGCAGAAGGGCGACCTGCTCATGGCTATCGCGAGTGGATCGCTGAGGCATCTGGGTAAAGTGGCGGTCGCGGAGTCAGACATCGATGCGTACATCGGAGGTTTCCTCCTACTGCTTAGAACCCAAGACGACGTCATGCGAAGTGTTCTGGAATTCAACTTTCTCTCCGCTCGGTTCCGAAGATTCGTTCTCGGGCTAAAAGAGCAGAACATTAGCAACCTGACGGCTGCGAAGCTTCGCGCCTTTCCGATCTATATGCCAGATAATCTGGAGGCCTTCTCCACGGAACTCTCCAAAAGGCTGGATTCGGGCCCTCAGATCCCTGTGGTTTGA
- a CDS encoding glycoside hydrolase family 13 protein, giving the protein MPIDSARGWWRDAVVYEVYVRSFADGDGDGVGDLAGVRSRLPYLRDLGVDALWFTPWYDSPWVDGGYDVTDYRRINPDFGSIDEAEALIGEAAALGIRTIVDIVPNHVSSEHRWFQDALAAAPGSPERDRFWFRSGDHAPTRWPSSFSGTTWKRTPDQDDSPGEWYLHLFDPGQPDLNWNNVDVQSEFHDVLRFWFDRGVAGIRIDSAALLVKDPTLPEVDDASPHPFLDRDENHDIYRSWRAVADEYGDRALVGEVWLADLDRFAKYLRPDEMHMAFNFDFMTRPWDAMALRESIVETLEVHATVGAPPTWVLSNHDVTRPVTRYGREDSAFSFDTKEFDTPTDIARGTTRARAAALLTAALPGVLYVYQGDELGLPEVEDLPNSVRTDPMFLRSEGRDPGREGCRVPLPWTAVGHSFGFSPADASAPSWLPQPAGWGTWSVESESADATSMLALYRAMLTCRRALPDFRDQPLEWLPSPDAVLAFGRGGIACAVNMSDTPVRLPPDADVILSSSPLSDGILPPDTTAWYRSAIRAL; this is encoded by the coding sequence ATGCCGATCGACAGTGCCCGAGGATGGTGGCGAGACGCCGTCGTGTACGAGGTGTACGTCCGCAGCTTCGCGGACGGTGACGGCGACGGTGTCGGCGATCTCGCCGGGGTCCGCTCGCGGCTGCCCTACCTTCGCGACCTCGGCGTCGATGCCCTCTGGTTCACGCCCTGGTACGACTCGCCCTGGGTCGACGGCGGCTACGACGTCACCGACTACCGCCGCATCAATCCCGACTTCGGCTCGATCGACGAGGCCGAAGCGCTCATCGGCGAGGCTGCGGCCCTCGGCATCCGAACGATCGTCGACATCGTGCCCAACCACGTGTCGTCCGAGCACCGCTGGTTCCAGGACGCCCTCGCGGCGGCTCCCGGGTCGCCCGAGCGCGATCGCTTCTGGTTCCGCTCCGGCGATCACGCGCCCACCCGGTGGCCGTCGAGCTTCTCGGGGACGACCTGGAAGCGCACGCCCGACCAGGACGACTCGCCGGGCGAGTGGTACCTCCACCTGTTCGACCCCGGGCAACCCGACCTCAACTGGAACAACGTCGACGTGCAGAGCGAGTTCCACGACGTGTTGCGCTTCTGGTTCGACCGAGGCGTCGCCGGCATCCGGATCGACTCGGCGGCCCTCCTCGTGAAGGACCCGACGCTGCCCGAGGTCGACGACGCGAGCCCGCACCCCTTCCTCGACCGCGACGAGAACCACGACATCTACCGCAGCTGGCGAGCCGTCGCCGACGAGTACGGCGATCGCGCGCTCGTCGGGGAGGTGTGGCTGGCCGATCTCGACCGATTCGCGAAGTATCTGCGCCCCGACGAGATGCACATGGCGTTCAACTTCGACTTCATGACGCGGCCGTGGGATGCCATGGCGCTCCGTGAGTCGATCGTCGAGACCCTCGAGGTGCACGCGACTGTCGGGGCGCCGCCGACGTGGGTGCTCTCGAACCACGACGTGACCCGCCCCGTGACGCGGTACGGTCGCGAAGACAGCGCCTTCTCGTTCGACACCAAGGAGTTCGACACCCCCACCGACATCGCTCGAGGGACGACGCGCGCTCGGGCTGCCGCGCTCCTCACGGCGGCGCTGCCCGGCGTGCTGTACGTCTATCAGGGTGACGAACTGGGGCTGCCCGAGGTGGAGGATCTGCCGAACTCGGTCCGCACCGACCCCATGTTCCTCCGCTCCGAAGGGCGCGACCCCGGGCGGGAAGGCTGCCGCGTGCCCTTGCCGTGGACGGCAGTCGGCCACTCGTTCGGCTTCTCGCCGGCCGACGCGTCCGCGCCGTCCTGGCTGCCGCAGCCCGCGGGGTGGGGCACCTGGTCGGTCGAGTCGGAGTCGGCCGATGCCACCTCGATGCTCGCGCTCTACCGGGCGATGCTCACCTGCCGCCGCGCCCTTCCGGACTTCCGCGACCAGCCCCTCGAGTGGCTGCCGAGCCCTGACGCGGTGCTCGCCTTCGGCCGCGGCGGCATCGCCTGCGCGGTCAACATGTCGGACACTCCGGTGCGCCTTCCGCCGGATGCCGACGTGATCCTGTCCAGCTCTCCCCTCAGCGACGGCATCCTGCCGCCCGACACCACCGCCTGGTACCGCAGCGCCATCCGGGCGCTCTGA
- a CDS encoding SGNH/GDSL hydrolase family protein: MSSGRASIGILAGVGGAAVAAAGGFVFYRRFMAKRDAAADVLNSLLPVHSKWWRDRFSRDGSLQYVALGDSAAQGIGASKPWHSYVGRIAGHIRHTTHGTLAVKNLSVSGATTHLCKIDQVPRLADYPADVVTVAIGANDVGSFDPKKFEKNIRTIYKALPSHAIVADLPFMVLPENEKKVAVANEIVRRVAGELGLAVAPLYATTRRVGYLGTFKNSAKDLFHPNDNGYRVWAEAFYPAIEARLARIAAERAASDITASRRVTSVAATVADRAQDAAVALSTQEIATQTPAS, translated from the coding sequence ATGAGCAGCGGAAGAGCGTCCATCGGAATCCTCGCGGGCGTCGGGGGCGCGGCAGTTGCGGCGGCGGGCGGGTTCGTCTTCTACCGCCGCTTCATGGCCAAGCGCGACGCGGCCGCCGACGTGCTCAACAGCCTCCTGCCGGTGCATTCGAAGTGGTGGCGTGACCGGTTCAGCCGCGACGGGTCGCTGCAATACGTGGCGTTGGGCGACTCGGCCGCGCAGGGCATCGGTGCGTCGAAGCCGTGGCACAGCTACGTCGGCAGGATCGCCGGGCACATCCGCCACACCACCCACGGAACCCTCGCGGTGAAGAACCTCAGCGTCTCGGGCGCCACGACGCACCTGTGCAAGATCGACCAGGTGCCGCGTCTCGCCGACTACCCGGCCGACGTGGTGACGGTCGCGATCGGCGCGAATGACGTGGGCTCGTTCGACCCGAAGAAGTTCGAGAAGAACATCCGCACCATCTACAAGGCACTACCGTCGCACGCGATCGTGGCCGACCTGCCGTTCATGGTGCTGCCCGAGAACGAGAAGAAGGTGGCCGTCGCCAACGAGATCGTGAGGCGCGTGGCCGGCGAGCTCGGCCTCGCGGTCGCACCCCTCTATGCGACCACGCGCCGCGTCGGCTACCTCGGCACTTTCAAGAACTCGGCGAAAGACCTCTTCCACCCCAACGACAACGGCTACCGTGTCTGGGCCGAGGCCTTCTACCCCGCCATCGAGGCCCGACTGGCCCGCATCGCGGCCGAGCGTGCCGCCAGCGACATCACCGCCTCGCGCCGCGTCACCAGCGTCGCGGCCACTGTCGCCGACAGGGCGCAGGATGCAGCGGTCGCCCTCTCAACGCAGGAGATCGCCACGCAGACCCCGGCCTCCTAG
- a CDS encoding LacI family DNA-binding transcriptional regulator, translated as MDRRVTLKDIADEAGVSVMTVSNSLNGKRARVSESTIERIEAIARARGYIANASARTLAAKASKLIGLLVLTDTDENLSLSPYNLQVFSVIEHELRTRGYHVLFRGVSTVHEVDVALRSWDLDGAIVLGFPDRMVTQIEPPEATPIVALDSYAAHSLAIPVRSDDHDGGRLAAEHLLANGHRRILFAGPEYEASGVVRERFDGFIDAFEAASSAWDPRDRSSEEATFEAGVALGRRLGDRHPDVTAVFATADVLAIGVMEGAHSRGVTVPTQLSIVGFDNLDAASWVTPKLTSIDQDVPGKAIDAARTLLRAIDDDAGPAETSHHRVRLVRRGSVAAPRAAR; from the coding sequence ATGGACCGCCGCGTGACCCTCAAGGACATCGCCGACGAGGCCGGCGTCAGCGTCATGACCGTCTCCAACTCGCTCAACGGCAAGCGGGCGCGCGTCTCCGAGTCGACCATCGAGCGCATCGAGGCCATCGCCCGGGCCCGCGGGTACATCGCCAACGCCTCGGCCCGCACCCTCGCCGCCAAGGCGTCGAAGCTCATCGGCCTGCTCGTCCTCACCGACACCGACGAGAACCTCTCGCTCAGCCCCTACAACCTGCAGGTGTTCAGCGTCATCGAGCACGAGCTGCGGACGCGCGGCTACCACGTGCTCTTCCGCGGGGTCTCCACCGTGCACGAGGTCGATGTGGCGTTGCGGTCATGGGATCTCGACGGCGCCATCGTGCTCGGCTTTCCCGACCGCATGGTGACCCAGATCGAACCGCCGGAGGCGACGCCGATCGTCGCGCTCGACAGCTATGCCGCGCACTCCCTCGCCATCCCCGTGCGCTCGGACGACCATGACGGTGGCCGGCTCGCCGCTGAGCACCTCCTCGCGAACGGGCACCGTCGCATCCTGTTCGCCGGGCCCGAGTACGAAGCCTCCGGGGTCGTTCGAGAGCGCTTCGACGGCTTCATCGACGCGTTCGAAGCGGCCTCGTCGGCCTGGGATCCGCGTGACCGGTCAAGCGAGGAGGCCACCTTCGAGGCCGGCGTCGCGCTGGGTCGGCGTCTCGGCGACCGGCACCCCGATGTCACCGCCGTGTTCGCCACCGCCGACGTGCTGGCGATCGGCGTCATGGAGGGCGCGCACTCGCGGGGCGTCACCGTTCCCACCCAGCTCTCGATCGTCGGTTTCGACAACCTCGACGCTGCCTCGTGGGTCACGCCCAAGCTCACCTCGATCGACCAGGACGTACCTGGCAAGGCCATCGACGCCGCCCGGACGCTGCTGCGCGCCATCGACGACGATGCCGGCCCCGCCGAGACGTCGCACCACCGGGTGCGTCTCGTGCGCCGCGGGTCGGTCGCCGCCCCGCGCGCGGCGCGCTGA
- a CDS encoding helix-turn-helix domain-containing protein: MPRPKGHVVVLMAADRVKLTRVVSRGTHPARMIARARILLALDEAPGPVPDRRVVAERAGVSEGTVYLVAKRFTESAGRIEEVIGRRKRASPPVPAKVTGDVEARVIALACTKPPAGFDRWSLRLLEKHVLLTEGLPPLDHSTIGRTLKKGGFVLI; this comes from the coding sequence ATGCCGAGACCGAAGGGTCATGTCGTCGTGTTGATGGCCGCTGATCGTGTGAAGCTGACGAGGGTGGTGTCGCGGGGAACGCATCCGGCACGGATGATCGCCCGGGCACGGATTCTGCTGGCTTTGGACGAGGCACCCGGCCCGGTGCCGGATCGTCGGGTGGTGGCCGAGCGGGCAGGGGTCAGTGAGGGCACGGTGTATCTGGTCGCGAAGCGGTTCACGGAGTCCGCCGGCCGTATCGAGGAGGTGATCGGCCGCCGCAAACGCGCAAGCCCGCCGGTGCCCGCGAAGGTGACTGGGGATGTTGAGGCGCGGGTGATCGCGCTGGCGTGCACGAAGCCCCCGGCAGGTTTCGACCGGTGGTCGCTGCGGCTGCTGGAGAAACACGTGCTGCTCACCGAGGGCCTGCCGCCGCTGGATCATTCCACGATCGGCCGGACCCTCAAAAAAGGGGGCTTCGTCCTCATCTGA
- a CDS encoding IS110 family transposase gives MTSMTAPPDTANPSKSPVAFFGGIDTHKSTHHVAIVDATGRPITDRQFDTTPTAYAEIVAFFKGHGTVERVGVEGTGSYGAGIARALDAAGIIVREIARPNRQHRRLKGKSDPIDAHQAALGVIADTHTSTPKSGDGTIESIRILMAERHSAVKARSQTMNQIHSLLITAPDRVRQDYRALDKTRLVTILTRTRPAPGDDPDAITRQTLKRLAARHTALHDELAIIDIHLDALIRVVNPALLALSGVGVVVAATLLTAAGDNPERLTSKAAFASLCGAAPIPASSGQRIRHRLSRGGNRQANSALHRIVLLRMRHREPRTAEYFDRRRAEGLSDRDIIRCLKRHIANEVFHTLTHPSPDAPAGVALRARRQALGIPITVLAATLGVPYQKLRRLEIGTRGDTTLEHQAHAALDQITPPATP, from the coding sequence ATGACGAGCATGACAGCACCACCCGACACAGCCAACCCCTCGAAGTCGCCAGTGGCGTTCTTCGGCGGGATCGATACCCACAAGAGCACCCATCACGTCGCGATCGTCGACGCGACAGGACGTCCCATCACGGACCGGCAGTTCGACACGACACCGACGGCATACGCGGAGATCGTCGCGTTCTTCAAAGGACACGGGACCGTCGAACGTGTCGGCGTCGAAGGAACCGGCTCGTATGGTGCCGGAATCGCGCGCGCGCTCGACGCGGCCGGAATCATCGTCAGAGAGATCGCCCGCCCCAACAGGCAACATCGCCGCCTCAAAGGCAAGTCCGACCCGATCGACGCCCACCAAGCCGCCCTGGGAGTCATCGCCGACACACACACGTCGACACCGAAATCCGGCGACGGAACGATCGAGTCCATCCGGATCCTCATGGCCGAACGACACTCCGCCGTCAAGGCCAGGTCCCAAACCATGAACCAAATCCACAGCCTCCTCATCACCGCACCCGACCGGGTCAGGCAGGACTACCGCGCATTGGACAAGACGCGGCTCGTGACTATCCTCACTCGAACACGCCCCGCCCCCGGGGACGATCCCGACGCGATCACTCGCCAGACGCTCAAGCGGCTCGCGGCCCGTCACACGGCCCTCCACGACGAGCTGGCCATCATCGACATCCACCTCGATGCCCTCATCCGGGTCGTGAACCCTGCCCTTCTCGCCCTCAGCGGTGTCGGCGTCGTCGTCGCGGCGACCCTGCTGACCGCCGCCGGAGACAACCCCGAAAGACTCACATCCAAAGCTGCGTTCGCGTCTCTCTGCGGTGCCGCACCGATCCCCGCGTCGTCGGGGCAACGGATCCGCCACCGTCTCTCCCGGGGAGGGAACCGGCAAGCGAACAGCGCCCTGCACCGCATCGTGCTCCTCAGAATGCGACACCGTGAACCCCGAACAGCCGAGTACTTCGATCGCCGCCGAGCCGAGGGCCTCTCCGACCGCGACATCATCCGCTGCCTGAAACGACACATCGCGAACGAGGTCTTCCACACCCTCACCCACCCGAGCCCGGACGCACCAGCCGGCGTCGCGCTCCGCGCCCGCCGCCAAGCCCTCGGCATCCCGATCACGGTCCTCGCCGCGACCCTCGGCGTCCCCTACCAAAAGCTCCGCCGCCTCGAAATCGGGACCCGGGGCGACACCACCCTCGAACACCAAGCCCACGCCGCCCTCGACCAAATCACCCCACCCGCCACGCCTTGA
- a CDS encoding IS630 family transposase, with protein MVAAAAGETRAAHRGPAAAGSFHDRPDPQKRGLRPHLKKCWTIPPHANGEFVARMEDVLEVYHRPFDPAVPVVCMDEKPYQLLAHARDPIPAAPGRDLREDSEYVRHGTCSIFVWVEPLAGRRRVDARPRRTRVDWAAEIDQLLSVDYPHAERVVLVMDNLNTHTLGSLYEAFEPGKARALARRLEIHYTPKHGSWLNIAEIELSALTRQCLTRRIDDLDLLNTELAAWQNATNADQRQVDWQFTTTDARTKLRRLYPQH; from the coding sequence GTGGTCGCTGCGGCTGCTGGAGAAACACGTGCTGCTCACCGAGGGCCTGCCGCCGCTGGATCATTCCACGATCGGCCGGACCCTCAAAAAAGGGGGCTTCGTCCTCATCTGAAGAAGTGCTGGACGATCCCCCCGCACGCCAACGGCGAGTTCGTGGCCCGGATGGAGGACGTGCTAGAGGTCTACCATCGCCCGTTCGATCCGGCGGTACCGGTGGTGTGTATGGATGAGAAGCCCTACCAGCTGCTCGCCCACGCCCGCGACCCGATCCCCGCCGCGCCGGGCCGCGACCTGCGAGAGGACTCGGAGTATGTCCGTCACGGCACCTGCTCGATCTTCGTCTGGGTTGAACCACTCGCCGGGCGCCGCCGTGTCGACGCGAGGCCGAGGCGGACCCGAGTGGACTGGGCCGCTGAGATCGACCAGCTCCTGAGCGTCGACTATCCGCACGCCGAACGGGTCGTACTGGTCATGGACAACCTCAACACCCATACCCTCGGGTCGCTCTACGAGGCATTCGAACCCGGCAAGGCCCGCGCGCTCGCCCGCCGCCTGGAGATCCACTACACGCCCAAACACGGCTCCTGGCTCAATATCGCCGAGATCGAGCTCTCCGCGCTGACACGGCAATGCCTCACCCGGCGCATCGACGACCTCGACCTGCTCAACACCGAACTCGCCGCCTGGCAAAACGCCACCAACGCCGACCAGCGACAAGTCGACTGGCAATTCACCACAACCGACGCCCGCACCAAACTTCGACGACTATACCCACAACATTAG
- a CDS encoding site-specific integrase, whose product MRDSTRTVAYPDFLDEELAAACEGKHSDDRIWNAEDGTFLRAGHAYEGWFSGAVSRCMKADATFRRVTPHALRHTAASLAISAGANVKVVQRMLGHKSAKVTLDTYAALFPDDLDNVTDALSRQRAVLL is encoded by the coding sequence ATGCGGGACTCAACTCGGACGGTCGCCTATCCGGACTTCCTGGACGAAGAGCTTGCTGCAGCGTGTGAGGGTAAACATTCGGACGACCGGATCTGGAATGCGGAAGACGGCACATTCCTCCGGGCCGGACACGCTTACGAGGGTTGGTTCTCTGGGGCTGTCAGCCGCTGCATGAAGGCTGATGCCACCTTTCGCCGGGTGACCCCTCATGCGCTCCGCCACACCGCGGCCTCGCTCGCGATCAGTGCTGGCGCAAACGTGAAGGTCGTTCAACGCATGCTCGGCCACAAGTCAGCCAAGGTGACTCTCGACACATACGCGGCGCTATTCCCTGACGATCTGGACAACGTCACGGACGCACTCAGCCGTCAGCGCGCGGTCCTTCTGTAG
- a CDS encoding IS256 family transposase has translation MTAPHIVDPATVLGEALADASPDLMRHLLQTMINALLSADADAVVGAERGERSDTRTTHRNGYRHRNLAPPLGASSGGTPTRAGTIDVAVPKLRSGTYFPEWLLERRKRSEAALITVIADCYLAGVSTRRMGKLVKQLGIHSLSKSQVSRMAADLDEHVNEFRHRSLAEAGPFTFVAADALTMKVREGGRVINTVVLVGTGVNRDGRREVLGLQLATSETGPAWNAFFADLVARGLSGVQLVTSDAHAGLKDAIAANLPGATWQRCRTHYAANLMSVTPKSMWPAVKAMLHSVYDQPDAQAVNAQFDRTLDYVTQKLPKVDEHLDIARADILAFTTFPKDLWQQIWSNNPNERLNREIRRRTDSVGIFPNRDAIIRLVGGVLAEQTDEWAEGRRYLGLDILARSRMRPVADNGSEVDTDTIMALSA, from the coding sequence ATGACCGCACCCCATATTGTCGACCCCGCGACCGTCCTCGGCGAAGCCCTGGCCGACGCGTCCCCGGATCTGATGCGGCACCTGCTGCAGACCATGATCAATGCCCTCCTTTCCGCCGACGCGGACGCCGTCGTCGGCGCCGAACGGGGCGAACGCTCCGACACCCGAACCACTCACCGCAACGGATACCGACACCGGAACCTCGCTCCCCCGCTGGGAGCCTCCAGCGGGGGTACCCCCACCAGAGCCGGAACGATCGACGTCGCCGTCCCGAAACTGCGCTCGGGAACGTACTTCCCGGAATGGCTTCTCGAGCGCCGCAAACGCTCCGAAGCTGCCCTGATCACCGTCATCGCCGACTGCTACCTCGCCGGCGTCTCCACGAGGCGGATGGGCAAGTTGGTGAAGCAGCTCGGTATCCACTCCTTGTCGAAATCGCAGGTGTCGAGGATGGCGGCCGACCTCGACGAGCACGTGAACGAGTTCCGGCACCGGAGTCTGGCCGAAGCTGGCCCGTTCACCTTCGTCGCCGCCGACGCCCTGACGATGAAAGTCCGAGAAGGCGGCCGAGTAATCAACACCGTCGTGCTCGTCGGGACCGGGGTCAACCGCGACGGCCGACGAGAAGTCCTCGGCCTGCAACTGGCCACGAGCGAGACCGGGCCGGCCTGGAATGCGTTCTTCGCCGATCTGGTCGCCCGCGGACTCAGCGGGGTGCAGCTGGTCACCTCCGATGCCCATGCTGGCCTGAAAGACGCCATCGCCGCGAACCTGCCAGGAGCTACGTGGCAGCGGTGCCGCACTCACTACGCGGCAAACCTGATGAGCGTCACGCCGAAAAGCATGTGGCCCGCCGTGAAAGCGATGCTCCACAGTGTCTATGACCAGCCCGACGCCCAAGCGGTCAACGCACAATTCGACCGGACCCTGGACTACGTGACCCAGAAACTTCCCAAGGTCGACGAGCACCTCGACATCGCCCGGGCGGACATCCTCGCGTTCACCACCTTCCCGAAGGACCTCTGGCAGCAGATCTGGTCGAACAACCCCAACGAGAGGCTGAATCGGGAGATCCGGCGCCGAACCGACAGCGTCGGGATCTTCCCCAACCGGGACGCGATCATCCGCCTCGTCGGCGGAGTCCTCGCCGAGCAGACCGACGAGTGGGCCGAGGGGCGCCGCTACCTCGGCCTCGACATCCTCGCCCGCTCCCGAATGCGCCCAGTCGCCGACAACGGAAGCGAGGTGGACACCGACACGATCATGGCCCTCAGCGCCTAA